The Sedimentisphaera salicampi genome includes a region encoding these proteins:
- a CDS encoding alpha-amylase family glycosyl hydrolase has product MLKISYYSGLKPISKFFLIVLLISAAVIAEPSSRSGVGAILYPGGTTFRVWAPNADTVNVAGDFNYWNSSATPLYSESGGWWSADVNGADEADEYRYVIDGDLWKSDPRAFDVVSSVGNSIITDNQYDWDEFTPPAWNDMIIYEMHLGTFYDAPGGEPGTCYSAAMKLDHLVSLGVNAVQLMPVCEFPGSYSLGYNPVNLFAPESAYGTPEQLKFFIDQCHKRGIAVLIDLVYNHLGPSDLDESIWKFDGYSAYEDTGGIYFYENDNRYTPWGDTRLNYSVGEVRSFIRDNVMYWLNEYNMDGLRMDGTAYIRERGIMQPEIPEGWSLMQWINDEIDSAHPEKISIAEDMRDNEWITKSTGAGGAGFDSQWDAGFHHKIKGAVTQSDDPNRNMYDVRDAITNLYNGSDTQRVIYSESHDEAGASSGKSRLPSAIHWDNPESYWAKKRSTLAAGIVFTSPGIPMLFMGQEFLETGAWHDNTPLDWTRKNTFSGINMLYEHLISLRRNLGRNTLGLKASNVNVFHVNNSAKVIAYHRWWNGGAGDDVIILANFSGTGYTNYGIGMPREGRWRVRFNSDWQGYDPEFGNWNSNDTYAYFGSKDGLPFHADVGIGPYSLVVLSQGSQPNMNGDTIVNNLDFEMFSEQWGGSCDLWNSCGGADFNMSGSVDIEDLQIFVNSWLE; this is encoded by the coding sequence ATGCTAAAAATTTCATACTATTCAGGCTTGAAACCAATCAGCAAATTTTTCCTGATTGTACTGCTGATCTCAGCGGCGGTTATCGCTGAGCCTTCGTCAAGGTCTGGGGTTGGTGCAATATTGTACCCGGGAGGAACGACATTTCGTGTTTGGGCACCTAACGCCGACACCGTTAATGTTGCAGGAGACTTCAACTATTGGAACTCCTCAGCAACTCCGCTCTACAGTGAGTCAGGGGGTTGGTGGTCTGCTGATGTTAATGGAGCCGATGAGGCCGATGAATACAGGTATGTGATAGACGGCGATCTCTGGAAAAGCGATCCACGGGCATTTGATGTAGTGAGCTCTGTTGGAAATTCAATTATTACCGATAATCAGTACGACTGGGATGAATTCACTCCGCCTGCCTGGAATGATATGATTATCTACGAAATGCATCTGGGAACATTCTACGACGCACCAGGGGGTGAACCCGGAACCTGCTACTCTGCTGCTATGAAACTCGACCACCTCGTTTCGCTGGGAGTAAATGCGGTGCAGCTGATGCCGGTATGCGAATTCCCAGGCAGTTATTCGCTTGGCTATAATCCGGTGAATCTTTTTGCCCCTGAAAGCGCTTATGGAACACCGGAGCAGTTAAAATTTTTCATAGACCAGTGCCATAAGAGGGGGATTGCTGTTTTGATTGATTTGGTTTACAACCATTTGGGACCGAGCGATCTTGATGAATCTATATGGAAGTTTGATGGATACAGTGCTTACGAAGATACAGGAGGGATATACTTCTACGAAAATGACAACCGATACACACCTTGGGGGGATACCCGATTGAACTACAGTGTTGGTGAGGTTCGTTCATTCATCCGAGATAACGTGATGTACTGGCTCAATGAGTACAATATGGACGGTCTTAGAATGGACGGAACTGCTTATATACGTGAAAGAGGGATTATGCAGCCTGAGATTCCCGAAGGCTGGTCTTTGATGCAGTGGATAAATGATGAGATTGATTCTGCGCACCCTGAGAAGATCTCGATCGCTGAAGATATGCGGGATAACGAGTGGATAACAAAATCGACTGGTGCCGGCGGAGCAGGATTTGATTCGCAGTGGGATGCCGGCTTTCACCACAAAATCAAAGGCGCTGTAACTCAGTCTGATGATCCGAACAGAAATATGTACGATGTTAGAGATGCGATTACAAACCTCTACAACGGCTCTGATACGCAAAGGGTGATTTATTCTGAGAGCCACGACGAAGCTGGGGCATCCAGCGGTAAAAGCAGACTGCCTTCTGCCATACACTGGGATAACCCCGAAAGCTACTGGGCTAAAAAACGCTCAACCCTTGCAGCTGGAATCGTATTTACAAGCCCTGGAATTCCTATGCTGTTTATGGGGCAGGAATTTCTTGAAACTGGAGCTTGGCACGATAATACCCCTCTGGACTGGACGAGAAAAAACACGTTTTCCGGAATAAATATGCTTTATGAGCATCTTATCTCTTTGCGAAGAAACCTTGGCCGAAACACCCTCGGACTCAAAGCAAGCAATGTAAATGTTTTTCATGTAAACAATTCAGCGAAAGTAATAGCTTATCACCGATGGTGGAACGGAGGAGCTGGGGATGATGTGATAATACTCGCAAATTTCAGCGGCACTGGTTACACCAACTATGGAATCGGTATGCCCAGAGAGGGGCGATGGAGGGTTCGTTTTAACAGCGACTGGCAAGGCTACGACCCTGAATTCGGCAACTGGAACTCAAACGACACCTACGCCTATTTCGGTTCCAAAGACGGCCTGCCCTTCCACGCAGACGTAGGGATAGGCCCTTACTCATTGGTAGTGCTTTCGCAGGGCAGCCAGCCCAATATGAACGGCGATACTATCGTTAATAATCTCGATTTTGAGATGTTTTCTGAGCAATGGGGAGGCAGCTGTGATTTGTGGAATTCGTGCGGAGGAGCTGATTTCAATATGAGCGGCTCTGTGGACATAGAAGACTTGCAGATCTTCGTAAACAGCTGGCTTGAATAG
- a CDS encoding HPr family phosphocarrier protein: protein MNCMTAQYVDETKFRGLVRQRSRILYSYTSFLANHEDPYRVLTRPLAGIILSQSIQLEELVDFYGAQNNRRWARFRSFVATLKRFSDVLYELIHIKYSIPEYRIEEESQQFEQNTDDAISYIKNIVHNAANQFVEHCIRLEIDSKPIEILEDEIDEHILEGKLKYDHERRHVVEVGKIVTFLGTSFLNMIADTSLKAIVEGDKPFDNESYSISPISEEKLRMLEHNFHNMQCNYDTYVSKTDTESHDESLPVLRGHVSVVFHLLTIAVSLSHYYERHLSEYRDPTQEFKGQLVDPSGLLEKLSDYCIHYIRNYVNSAKNLCQNMIKKYSEQGEITVPVPRYRGFHVRPSTLIALIANHYGSDLKMDMLGEEYDARSPLELFRANEAINSEKRKGLNREVLNLDINRKVDSNTDMRIIVNDLVMTLADQGKMMIYDHPLEISPDINERKEATLIDTIRDEVARLLAVGKVDIVTDLQAHFRGDKRVLEDIKLLAHYGYGEDNHGNNIPLPPSLEYLRK from the coding sequence TTGAATTGCATGACAGCCCAATACGTCGATGAAACAAAATTCCGCGGACTGGTGCGTCAGAGGAGCAGAATACTTTACAGTTATACGAGCTTTCTGGCAAATCATGAAGACCCGTACAGGGTGCTTACCAGGCCCCTTGCAGGAATTATACTTTCCCAGTCTATTCAGCTGGAAGAGCTTGTAGATTTCTACGGGGCTCAAAATAACCGCCGTTGGGCGAGGTTCAGGTCTTTCGTTGCCACTCTCAAGAGATTCAGCGACGTCCTATATGAACTAATACACATCAAATACAGCATTCCAGAATACCGAATTGAGGAAGAATCTCAGCAGTTTGAACAGAACACAGATGATGCGATATCATACATCAAGAATATTGTACACAATGCAGCCAATCAATTTGTAGAACACTGTATAAGACTTGAAATCGATTCGAAACCAATTGAAATACTTGAAGATGAGATTGATGAGCATATTCTGGAGGGCAAACTTAAATACGACCATGAAAGACGACACGTTGTAGAGGTTGGAAAGATTGTAACATTTCTCGGAACTTCCTTTTTGAATATGATAGCTGACACTTCTCTCAAAGCCATTGTGGAGGGGGATAAGCCCTTTGACAATGAATCATATTCAATATCTCCGATAAGCGAAGAAAAGCTCCGGATGCTTGAGCACAATTTCCACAATATGCAGTGTAATTATGACACTTATGTCTCAAAAACGGACACTGAAAGCCATGATGAATCACTGCCCGTACTCAGGGGTCATGTAAGTGTTGTCTTCCATCTGCTGACTATAGCAGTTTCACTTTCCCACTATTACGAACGTCATCTCAGCGAATACAGAGATCCTACACAGGAATTCAAAGGACAGCTTGTTGACCCTTCCGGACTGTTGGAAAAGCTCTCAGACTACTGCATACATTACATTCGCAACTATGTAAACAGCGCTAAGAATCTCTGCCAGAATATGATCAAGAAATATTCCGAGCAGGGCGAAATAACAGTACCTGTGCCCAGATACAGGGGCTTTCACGTAAGACCGTCAACACTGATTGCCCTTATAGCCAATCATTACGGCAGTGATCTCAAGATGGATATGCTTGGCGAGGAGTATGATGCCAGATCTCCGCTCGAGCTTTTCAGGGCAAATGAGGCTATCAATTCGGAAAAAAGGAAGGGGCTCAACAGGGAGGTTCTAAATCTGGACATAAACCGGAAGGTTGATTCTAATACAGATATGAGGATCATCGTAAATGATCTGGTTATGACTCTGGCAGATCAGGGGAAAATGATGATCTATGATCATCCTCTTGAAATATCGCCGGATATAAATGAAAGAAAAGAGGCCACATTGATCGACACTATCAGAGATGAAGTAGCCAGGCTTCTTGCTGTTGGAAAAGTTGATATCGTTACAGACCTTCAGGCTCATTTCAGGGGCGATAAACGTGTCTTGGAAGACATCAAGCTCCTTGCACATTACGGCTACGGCGAAGATAACCACGGCAACAACATTCCTCTTCCGCCGAGCCTGGAGTATCTAAGAAAATGA
- a CDS encoding DegT/DnrJ/EryC1/StrS family aminotransferase, with translation MNSPRIELSAPDITEKEIQAVTEVLRSGKLSLGPRLAEFEEAVKSLTGAKYAVAVNSGTSGLFLCLKAMGIAPGDEVITTPFTFIASVNVILQVGAKPVFVDIHPDYLNMNPDLIEEQITSNTKAIEAVHAFGNPWGIDEVQRIARSRDLLLIEDSCEAIGTVYKNIPAGMFGDAGFFAFYPNKQITTGEGGIIITNNELLADICRSLRNQGRSPNAGWLSHERVGYNFRLSDINCALGTAQLSRFEEIKQKRAQAAGKYIEKLNSDKRLIMPELPEDCNFSWFVFVVRLTEDYSLKQRNELLDMLRSEGVCASNYFPPVHLQPFIKAPLGIKEGCFPVTESVSSRTVALPFYSSLRDEQIDFVCEKLSLCLDRLYL, from the coding sequence ATGAATTCACCACGAATTGAGCTCTCAGCCCCCGATATTACAGAAAAGGAAATACAGGCAGTTACAGAAGTCCTGAGAAGCGGAAAACTGTCTTTAGGCCCAAGGCTTGCCGAGTTTGAAGAAGCAGTCAAATCCCTTACCGGAGCGAAATATGCAGTTGCTGTAAACAGCGGAACAAGCGGGCTTTTCCTTTGCCTGAAAGCTATGGGCATAGCCCCTGGAGACGAGGTAATAACTACTCCGTTTACTTTTATAGCCTCTGTAAATGTGATTCTGCAAGTGGGAGCGAAGCCTGTGTTTGTTGATATACACCCCGATTATCTGAATATGAACCCTGATTTGATTGAAGAGCAGATTACATCAAACACAAAAGCTATTGAGGCAGTTCACGCCTTCGGAAACCCGTGGGGTATTGATGAGGTTCAGCGTATTGCACGAAGCAGAGACCTGCTTTTGATAGAAGACAGCTGCGAGGCGATTGGAACTGTTTACAAAAATATTCCGGCAGGTATGTTCGGCGATGCAGGTTTTTTTGCCTTCTACCCCAACAAACAGATTACTACAGGGGAGGGGGGCATTATCATTACAAATAATGAGCTGCTTGCAGATATATGCCGTTCCCTGCGTAATCAGGGGCGAAGCCCTAACGCAGGTTGGCTCAGCCACGAAAGAGTTGGCTACAATTTCAGGCTTTCTGATATAAACTGCGCTCTGGGAACTGCCCAGCTCTCGAGGTTTGAAGAGATAAAGCAGAAAAGAGCACAGGCTGCAGGAAAATATATTGAAAAACTGAATTCGGACAAAAGGCTTATAATGCCTGAACTGCCTGAGGATTGCAATTTCAGCTGGTTTGTCTTTGTTGTAAGACTTACTGAAGATTACAGCCTGAAACAAAGAAATGAGCTTCTGGATATGCTGAGGTCTGAGGGTGTTTGTGCGAGCAATTATTTTCCGCCCGTACATCTCCAGCCGTTTATTAAAGCTCCTCTCGGCATTAAGGAAGGCTGTTTTCCTGTTACAGAAAGCGTTAGCAGCCGTACAGTAGCGCTGCCTTTTTACAGCAGTTTAAGAGATGAGCAAATTGATTTTGTATGTGAAAAATTGAGCTTGTGTTTAGACAGGCTTTACTTATAA
- the folP gene encoding dihydropteroate synthase: MKLNIKNQLKGRDLPMIMGILNVTPDSFSDGGDFSDFQSAARRADELVSEGADIIDIGAESTRPGAEPVSPELQIERFYEVIKAVKAKHKIWISIDTQSSEAASAAIEAGADIINDISSGSDPQMFKFAAKKSVGIVLMHMLGTPQTMQKAPEYKNVASDVMAYLQQKKKAAVQAGVLEDNIILDPGIGFGKTLKHNLELTGNLKIFTQLGSPVLYGASRKSFIGKITGRKEAKNREGGTIASTIYAMQQGVSIIRVHRPRINLDAMRLYRSILTGA; this comes from the coding sequence ATGAAACTCAACATCAAAAACCAGCTTAAAGGAAGAGACCTGCCCATGATTATGGGCATACTCAACGTAACTCCGGATTCTTTCAGCGACGGAGGCGATTTTTCTGATTTTCAAAGCGCAGCAAGGCGAGCAGATGAGCTTGTATCTGAGGGAGCTGATATAATCGACATTGGCGCTGAATCTACCCGGCCCGGAGCTGAGCCGGTGAGCCCTGAGCTTCAGATTGAGCGGTTTTACGAAGTAATAAAGGCTGTTAAGGCTAAACACAAGATATGGATAAGCATAGACACTCAGAGCAGCGAGGCAGCTTCAGCAGCTATAGAGGCCGGTGCTGATATTATTAACGATATTTCCAGCGGTTCGGACCCGCAAATGTTCAAATTTGCGGCTAAAAAATCTGTCGGCATCGTGCTAATGCATATGCTGGGCACTCCTCAGACAATGCAGAAAGCCCCTGAATATAAAAACGTTGCAAGTGATGTTATGGCATACCTCCAACAGAAAAAGAAAGCCGCTGTTCAAGCAGGTGTATTGGAAGATAATATCATACTGGACCCTGGCATCGGCTTCGGCAAAACTCTCAAACACAATTTAGAGCTGACAGGAAATCTGAAAATTTTCACTCAGCTGGGAAGTCCAGTATTGTACGGGGCGAGCAGGAAGAGCTTCATCGGAAAGATTACAGGAAGAAAAGAAGCAAAGAACCGAGAGGGCGGCACTATCGCCTCTACAATCTACGCAATGCAGCAGGGCGTTTCTATAATCAGGGTTCACAGGCCAAGGATAAATCTAGATGCGATGCGGCTTTACAGAAGCATTTTAACTGGAGCTTAA
- a CDS encoding ATP-dependent 6-phosphofructokinase: MPGTNYDFTIKKLGRCTVNSPLSFSTTQGDYVANYASDERGIIYNIQLPRGDINLDIKMHQLVEKAGPRQKIYFDPAKVNAAVVTCGGLCPGLNAVIRSITHTLFYSYGVKRLTGIQYGYRGFLPEFRLPTVNITPETVNDIHTKGGTILGSSRGHGDRVDEIVDAVERMNINMLFVIGGDGTQRGSLDISREAEKRNLNISVVGIPKTIDNDLSFIERSFGFETAVSKAIDAVAAAHIEAKDACMGVGLVKLMGRESGFIAAHTALASQDVNFVFVPEVPFKLNGENGFLKTLEERMKYKDHAVIVAAEGAGQELLKAEKDEDESGNKRLADIGLFLKESIEEHFSNKNWDINLKYIDPSYIIRSAPPNPNDTIYCSRLGANAVHGAMAGRTEFLISMIYNTYVHIPIPLATSKRNYIDPDGPLWRDVLSATGQPRLMQG; the protein is encoded by the coding sequence ATGCCCGGCACCAATTATGATTTTACTATAAAAAAACTCGGCAGATGTACAGTTAATTCCCCTCTGAGCTTTTCAACAACGCAAGGCGATTATGTTGCGAATTACGCAAGCGATGAACGGGGCATTATCTACAATATCCAGCTTCCTCGAGGAGACATCAATTTAGATATAAAAATGCATCAGCTGGTTGAAAAGGCCGGGCCAAGGCAGAAAATCTATTTTGACCCTGCAAAAGTAAACGCTGCTGTTGTTACCTGCGGCGGACTTTGCCCCGGGCTGAATGCCGTTATACGCTCAATAACTCACACCCTGTTCTACAGCTACGGCGTTAAAAGGCTTACAGGGATACAGTACGGATATCGCGGCTTTTTGCCCGAATTCAGGCTGCCTACTGTTAATATTACACCTGAAACTGTTAACGACATACACACTAAGGGCGGCACAATACTGGGTTCTTCAAGGGGCCACGGGGACCGGGTGGATGAAATCGTTGATGCTGTTGAGCGAATGAATATTAATATGCTCTTCGTTATCGGCGGCGACGGCACTCAAAGGGGATCACTTGATATTTCGAGAGAAGCAGAAAAAAGAAATCTGAATATATCAGTTGTAGGGATACCCAAAACTATCGACAATGATTTGAGCTTCATAGAGCGGTCATTCGGCTTTGAGACAGCTGTTTCGAAGGCTATTGATGCTGTTGCAGCTGCCCATATAGAAGCGAAAGATGCCTGTATGGGGGTGGGGCTGGTAAAACTAATGGGAAGAGAATCGGGCTTTATAGCTGCTCACACCGCCCTTGCAAGTCAGGACGTAAATTTTGTTTTTGTTCCGGAAGTACCCTTTAAGCTAAATGGAGAAAACGGCTTCCTTAAAACGCTTGAAGAAAGAATGAAGTACAAAGACCATGCCGTAATTGTTGCAGCTGAAGGGGCTGGGCAGGAACTGCTTAAAGCAGAAAAAGATGAAGATGAATCAGGCAATAAAAGGCTTGCAGATATTGGGCTGTTTCTTAAAGAAAGTATTGAAGAGCATTTCTCAAACAAAAACTGGGATATTAATCTTAAATACATAGATCCAAGCTATATAATCAGAAGCGCTCCTCCAAACCCCAACGACACGATTTACTGTTCAAGGCTTGGCGCGAATGCAGTACATGGTGCAATGGCCGGCAGGACGGAATTTCTTATAAGTATGATTTACAATACTTATGTTCATATTCCAATCCCCTTGGCTACTTCTAAGAGGAACTACATAGATCCCGACGGACCTTTATGGAGGGATGTTTTGTCTGCTACAGGCCAGCCAAGGCTTATGCAGGGTTAA
- the purE gene encoding 5-(carboxyamino)imidazole ribonucleotide mutase: MEEKVSKVAVIMGSDSDLSTMQRCIDTLKDFGIEPTVRVISAHRTPLEAADFADKAKEKGYKVIIAAAGMAAHLAGSVAGRTELPVIGVPMQASEGPNGLDALLSTVQMPPGVPVASMAIGKAGAKNAAIFAAQIISLFDEEVDKKLKQFRTRQTEAVIAKDASLNS, from the coding sequence ATGGAAGAAAAAGTCAGTAAAGTGGCGGTTATTATGGGTTCAGACAGCGATCTTTCTACTATGCAGAGATGCATTGACACTCTCAAGGATTTCGGCATAGAGCCAACTGTGAGGGTTATTTCTGCACACAGAACCCCTCTTGAAGCTGCTGATTTTGCCGATAAGGCAAAGGAAAAAGGCTATAAAGTTATAATTGCTGCGGCAGGTATGGCGGCTCATCTTGCAGGTTCTGTTGCGGGGAGGACAGAGCTTCCGGTAATTGGCGTTCCAATGCAGGCCTCAGAAGGGCCTAACGGACTGGACGCCCTTCTCAGCACTGTACAAATGCCTCCAGGGGTGCCTGTGGCATCAATGGCAATTGGCAAAGCCGGCGCAAAAAATGCCGCTATTTTTGCAGCACAGATAATCAGCCTTTTTGATGAAGAAGTAGATAAAAAACTTAAACAGTTCAGAACTCGCCAAACCGAAGCTGTGATTGCTAAAGACGCATCACTTAACAGTTAG
- the amrB gene encoding AmmeMemoRadiSam system protein B, with protein MVDREMICAGSFYPSLKSDCQRVINSLLEQDTQAQTLENFEPKAAVVPHAGWEFCGDVTAAVFNALKQSKISIDVFLLFGAVHLRGVLKPAVFDGAAWQTPIGIVDVNQQLADLLVKSSSVFEKDSRCHKGEHSLEVVCPFIKHLYPDAEICPVLVPPSEDAVQAGKDAAEAVKKIEDKNVFCIASSDLTHYGRRFDFSPAGEGEAGCKWAKEVNDKAFIEAAVSMNAKSVLSKGIYERSSCGPGAVAAAVEYARQVGSKEGKLLKHTHSFEVISSNYLCSSDSTVGYAGIIF; from the coding sequence ATGGTTGACAGAGAGATGATATGTGCCGGAAGCTTTTACCCTTCCCTAAAGAGCGACTGTCAGAGAGTTATAAACTCTCTGCTTGAGCAGGACACTCAAGCTCAGACATTGGAAAATTTCGAGCCTAAGGCAGCGGTAGTACCCCACGCAGGATGGGAGTTTTGCGGAGATGTAACAGCAGCGGTTTTCAATGCCCTTAAACAGAGCAAAATAAGTATTGATGTTTTTCTGCTTTTTGGGGCGGTTCATCTAAGGGGGGTGCTCAAGCCGGCAGTTTTTGACGGAGCGGCTTGGCAAACGCCAATAGGGATAGTTGATGTAAATCAGCAGCTTGCTGATTTGCTTGTTAAAAGCAGTTCTGTATTTGAAAAGGACAGCCGCTGCCATAAAGGCGAACACAGCCTTGAGGTAGTCTGCCCGTTCATTAAGCACCTTTACCCTGATGCAGAAATATGCCCTGTTCTTGTACCGCCTTCAGAAGACGCAGTTCAGGCAGGTAAGGATGCTGCTGAGGCGGTAAAAAAAATAGAGGATAAAAATGTTTTCTGCATCGCCTCCTCTGATCTCACTCATTACGGCAGGAGATTTGATTTCTCTCCGGCAGGCGAAGGAGAGGCCGGCTGCAAATGGGCGAAAGAAGTAAACGATAAGGCCTTCATTGAAGCAGCCGTGTCTATGAACGCAAAATCTGTATTATCTAAAGGTATATACGAGAGGAGCTCCTGCGGGCCTGGAGCTGTGGCCGCTGCAGTGGAGTATGCAAGGCAGGTGGGCAGCAAAGAAGGAAAACTTCTGAAACATACTCACAGCTTCGAGGTAATCAGCTCTAACTACCTTTGCAGCAGTGATTCTACTGTTGGGTATGCGGGCATCATCTTCTAA
- a CDS encoding type I phosphomannose isomerase catalytic subunit — translation MIYPIKFEPILVEKVWGGNSICRKFLNNPSDNRKIGESWLLSDIPGARSRIVNGELKGLRINEIVEKYPSELFGGKFALGSFPLMIKIIDAGDRLSLQVHPDQKTCEETGKGNPKTECWYILEAKPDSFIYKGLKEGVTPDQLRQGIENSDCERLLQKVHVKPGECHFIPSGTFHAIGSGILIAEIQQPSDTTYRVYDWGRMGQDGSPRQLHIKEALDCIKNMPDPANEPTTEGRLVDADEFNVDKKSLAAGEGLKWDKGDLAAVFAAEGEGSIKGNFQGEVKYGPGECIILPYCFEGEIKAAEKTDMLISRV, via the coding sequence ATGATTTATCCGATAAAATTTGAACCAATATTAGTTGAAAAAGTCTGGGGCGGTAATTCGATATGCAGAAAATTCCTGAATAACCCTTCGGACAATAGGAAAATCGGGGAAAGCTGGCTTCTCTCGGATATACCCGGGGCAAGAAGCAGAATCGTCAATGGAGAGCTTAAAGGCCTAAGAATAAATGAAATAGTAGAAAAATACCCTTCAGAGCTTTTTGGAGGGAAATTTGCACTCGGTTCATTCCCATTGATGATTAAGATTATTGATGCTGGAGACAGGCTAAGCCTTCAGGTTCATCCAGACCAAAAGACCTGCGAAGAAACCGGCAAAGGAAACCCGAAAACTGAATGCTGGTATATACTTGAAGCCAAGCCTGATTCATTTATTTATAAAGGTCTGAAAGAAGGTGTAACCCCAGATCAGCTCAGGCAAGGAATTGAAAACAGCGATTGCGAGAGACTATTACAGAAAGTTCACGTAAAGCCTGGGGAATGCCATTTTATTCCGTCGGGCACGTTTCATGCCATTGGCAGCGGGATTCTCATAGCTGAGATTCAGCAGCCTTCGGATACTACATACAGAGTTTACGACTGGGGGAGAATGGGTCAGGACGGAAGCCCCCGTCAGCTGCATATTAAAGAGGCTCTGGACTGCATAAAAAATATGCCCGATCCAGCCAATGAACCCACAACAGAAGGAAGGCTTGTTGATGCAGATGAATTCAATGTTGATAAGAAGTCCTTGGCCGCTGGAGAGGGGTTAAAGTGGGACAAAGGTGATTTGGCGGCAGTATTTGCCGCTGAGGGCGAAGGCTCAATCAAAGGCAATTTTCAAGGGGAAGTGAAGTACGGCCCGGGTGAGTGCATAATCCTCCCGTATTGCTTTGAGGGCGAAATCAAAGCGGCTGAAAAAACTGATATGCTCATTTCAAGGGTTTGA